AGGAACTGAAGGAAAAAACCCCGGGCATGGATGAGCGCCAGCAAGAAGGCCGTTCCCTGCTGTGGGACAAAGCGCCGACCTCGCTCGACGAGCAGCGCCGCATCGCCGAATCGCGCGTCCGCCAGCAGGCTTACGTCTACCAAAACAAGGTCTGAACGACCCAAGGCCAGGCGTTAAAGACAAGGGCTGACGATGGCGCCCGAGCAGGCGGCGGGGCACGCCGATAACGGCGAGCCCGCGCCGCGCGACGGCGCCACGGCGCCGCCTGCCGGCACCGCGCAACCGGCCGAATCGGCTGGAGCGGCTGCGCAGGACGGCGGCGCGACTGCCGCTGCCGGCGATGACGCCGCGACGGACCCCGTCGTGGATGCGATCGCGCGCTTGTACGGCGAGCCGCTGCTGCACCTGCCCACCGACCTGTACATCCCGCCCGACGCGCTCGAAGTCTTCCTCGACGCCTTCGAAGGTCCGCTCGACCTGCTGCTCTACCTGATCCGCAAGCAGAACTTCAATATCCTCGACATCCCGATGGCGCAGGTGACCCTGCAATACCTGAAATACGTCGAGCAGATCCGCAAGAGCAACCTGGAATTGGCCGCCGAGTACCTGCTGATGGCGGCGATGCTGATCGAGATCAAGT
This genomic stretch from Massilia sp. 9096 harbors:
- a CDS encoding DUF3460 family protein, encoding MGLFNKHSNYESDHTKFIKELKEKTPGMDERQQEGRSLLWDKAPTSLDEQRRIAESRVRQQAYVYQNKV